One stretch of Pomacea canaliculata isolate SZHN2017 linkage group LG1, ASM307304v1, whole genome shotgun sequence DNA includes these proteins:
- the LOC112570164 gene encoding uncharacterized protein LOC112570164 has protein sequence MDPVLQYPSSPVVDYIFNSDSDSDSDNDSESDLLFPEFDLELSCGDCTDPISKGSDAGISQEVQSALATALSSQSLTPILKEELRCKIQLNRLLHGQEEITADFSEKSSSMSVEEIVKKNRKLEQNRMSAHKSRLKQKTLEENIKSRLASLERHNAWLGEQVKSLRHACSLARQWLGQHEECLQHTAKLVYAGRDQPSSPSLSSTDAQSVGVQHLLCAATNGQGSNV, from the exons ATGGATCCGGTGCTTCAGTATCCTTCCTCGCCGGTCGTCGATTACATCTTTAACAGCGACAGCGACAGCGACAGCGATAATGACAGCGAGTCAGATTTGCTGTTTCCAGAGTTTGATCTTGAACTGTCCTGCGGAGATTGCACTGATCCTATCTCCAAAGG GTCGGATGCGGGCATCTCACAGGAGGTGCAGTCCGCCCTGGCGACCGCGCTGTCCAGCCAGTCACTGACTCCCATTCTGAAGGAGGAGCTGCGCTGTAAGATCCAGCTGAATCGCCTGCTGCACGGCCAGGAGGAGATCACTGCAGATTTTTCCGAAAAATCGAGTTCG ATGTCAGTGGAAGAGATAGTGAAGAAAAACCGAAAACTGGAGCAGAACAGAATGTCAGCCCACAAATCGCGACTGAAACAGAAAACTcttgaagaaaacattaaatct CGACTGGCGTCCCTGGAGCGACACAATGCCTGGCTGGGTGAGCAAGTGAAGTCGCTACGGCATGCCTGCAGCTTGGCGCGCCAGTGGCTGGGCCAACATGAAGAATGTCTGCAGCACACAGCAAAACTGGTTTATGCAGGAAGAGATCAACCATCCTCGCCGTCATTGTCGTCGACAGATGCGCAGAGTGTAGGAGTGCAGCACCTACTGTGTGCCGCGACAAACGGTCAGGGGTCAAACGTGTAA
- the LOC112568903 gene encoding uncharacterized protein LOC112568903: MKRFSAPPALYPPPSQPPSTSSEAPAGIDATATSGNGNGLGPPPSLQQQHHPHDPSGKRVKTEQTFESLFDVENHSDVIVRVNGDQFVFHAHRVILEMKSDVMARLLAGLVEKQHEDDEEEGGVTSVGSRFVPVLRVTEDPECSQVFSRFLYFLYSGAVWLHQDYVLPLFRLAHKYNVRPLLAHCETYILQVLAKSCSGPHHSDPRPMHPHGHHQHNFSYSYSHHHPHHHSLHHSHSPSSAPTTANLNCPPYTGSGFPLEVICDLYEDDVFAGDVGQTCFRVLCCQFRQLVRLPRWTRCRVQTVCELISSDQCSVEENLILVSATDYMKQNNLSDKKQIESILANIRYPCLNRRLLYHLHKNGSFKNFPYIQELMLNAMKYHCFKDLAEAKEDFVGVQFTPRIGGGQPLRRASMQMAVAAPTTDCYPEHMAFPESAFSLESELPVVLTRSRHSQV, from the coding sequence ATGAAGCGATTCAGTGCCCCTCCCGCCTTGTACCCACCTCCCAGTCAGCCGCCCAGCACCAGCAGCGAGGCCCCCGCTGGCATCGACGCCACCGCAACCTCCGGCAACGGCAACGGCCTGGGGCCACCCCCTTccctgcagcagcagcaccaccccCACGACCCTTCCGGCAAACGCGTTAAGACCGAGCAGACGTTCGAATCACTTTTCGACGTAGAGaaccacagtgacgtcatcgtcaGAGTGAATGGCGACCAGTTCGTGTTCCACGCACACCGCGTCATCCTGGAGATGAAGAGTGACGTCATGGCTCGGCTGCTGGCGGGGCTGGTGGAGAAGCAGCACGAggacgatgaggaggagggaggCGTGACGTCAGTGGGGAGCCGCTTCGTGCCGGTGTTGCGCGTGACAGAGGACCCGGAGTGCAGCCAGGTCTTCTCTCGCTTCCTGTACTTCCTGTACAGCGGAGCCGTGTGGCTGCATCAAGACTACGTCCTGCCGCTGTTTCGGCTAGCCCACAAGTACAATGTCAGGCCGCTGTTGGCTCACTGCGAGACCTATATCCTGCAGGTGCTAGCCAAGTCGTGCTCCGGTCCCCACCATTCCGACCCACGTCCCATGCACCCGCATGGACACCACCAACACAACTTCAGCTATAGCTACAGCCAccaccatcctcatcatcacaGCCTGCACCACAGTCATTCACCTTCTTCAGCCCCTACCACCGCCAACCTGAACTGCCCGCCGTACACCGGCTCGGGGTTCCCACTGGAAGTGATCTGTGATCTTTACGAGGACGACGTGTTTGCTGGGGACGTCGGTCAGACGTGTTTCCGGGTGTTGTGCTGCCAGTTTCGGCAGCTGGTAAGGTTGCCACGTTGGACCAGATGCCGGGTGCAGACGGTATGTGAGCTCATCTCCAGCGACCAGTGCAGCGTAGAAGAGAATCTCATCCTGGTCTCGGCCACCGACTACATGAAGCAGAACAACCTGTCGGACAAGAAGCAGATCGAAAGCATCTTGGCCAACATCCGTTACCCCTGCCTGAACCGCCGCCTGCTGTACCACCTGCACAAAAACGGCAGCTTTAAGAACTTTCCCTACATTCAGGAGCTAATGCTGAACGCCATGAAGTACCACTGTTTTAAGGACCTAGCCGAGGCCAAAGAGGATTTTGTCGGGGTGCAGTTCACTCCTCGCATCGGCGGGGGACAGCCCCTGCGGCGAGCCTCCATGCAGATGGCAGTGGCAGCACCCACAACGGACTGCTACCCAGAACACATGGCGTTTCCTGAGTCGGCGTTCTCGCTGGAATCTGAGTTACCCGTTGTTTTGACCCGGTCTAGGCATTCTCAAGTGTAA